The following are encoded together in the Ralstonia insidiosa genome:
- the pbpC gene encoding penicillin-binding protein 1C, which translates to MGALLVGIVLAGCRLWPHPPLRGWKPSSIAVLDDQGRLLRLALAKDDRYRLWVPLDQMSPQLVEAVLLHEDRWFHWHTGFNPYGLARGAWVTYVRGGSPQGGSTITMQLARSLWQLNTRTPLGKLKQVARAVQLELFYSKRQILEAYLNDAPYGRNVEGAGTASLVYFDKPVASLTLPEALALAVIPQDPVRRLRGLPEQDQINRQLTVARNRLYARWLQLHPQDAASQPLFALPFALRPLVALPFEAPHAADQVLAARRAQGDWNGTDDRDARVVTTIDLDLQHVLERQINRYVARNGGRGIRNAAALLVDTRDMGVKALVGSANFFDRTIQGQVNGTLARRSPGSTLKPFIYGLGFDQGVLHPQTVLRDVPTSFGPYSPENFDGHFLGPITATDALNRSRNIPALWVASKLHEPDLYQLLQQAGVSRLASPQHYGLALVLGGGEVTMQDLAGLYAMLANGGLFKPLRLRADAPTVPGKRLLSAEASFMVTDMLRQHLRPDETSGAQPSRLPVYWKTGTSWAFRDAWTAGGFGPYVLVVWVGNFDNTGNASFVGVDAAAPLFFQTVDALQAEQPQLVEPLRRIPANIKRVQICLASGDLPNQWCPQMGSTWFIPGVSPIRVSSVHRPVMIDDATGLAACPPYTDKRTHQEIYEFWPTDLQQVFAQAGIPRRKPPQNPACRSAGAVEGDPPQITSPVRGSVYAVRIKQSADTRIAFNATADASAHALYWFVNDAYAGKTAAGEAMFWQPPTAGEYNVRVVDDHGRNDQRRLQVQLVE; encoded by the coding sequence ATGGGAGCCCTGCTGGTTGGAATCGTGCTGGCGGGATGCAGGCTGTGGCCGCATCCCCCGCTGCGTGGCTGGAAGCCGTCGTCGATTGCGGTGCTGGACGATCAGGGACGGCTGCTGCGGCTCGCGCTGGCCAAGGACGATCGCTACCGGCTGTGGGTGCCGCTCGATCAGATGTCTCCGCAGCTGGTTGAGGCGGTGCTGTTGCACGAAGACCGCTGGTTCCACTGGCACACGGGCTTCAATCCGTACGGGCTCGCACGCGGCGCATGGGTGACCTACGTGCGCGGCGGCAGCCCGCAGGGCGGCTCCACCATCACCATGCAGCTTGCACGCTCGCTGTGGCAGCTCAACACGCGCACCCCGTTGGGCAAGCTCAAACAGGTGGCGCGGGCGGTGCAGCTGGAGTTGTTCTATTCAAAGCGGCAGATTCTCGAGGCGTACCTGAATGACGCGCCATACGGTCGCAACGTTGAAGGCGCGGGAACGGCCAGCCTTGTCTATTTCGACAAGCCCGTCGCCAGCCTGACCTTGCCCGAAGCGCTCGCGCTTGCCGTGATTCCACAGGATCCGGTGCGTCGGTTGCGTGGCCTGCCCGAGCAGGATCAGATCAACCGGCAGCTCACCGTGGCGCGCAACCGGCTGTACGCGCGCTGGCTTCAACTGCATCCGCAAGATGCTGCATCGCAGCCGCTGTTTGCGCTGCCGTTTGCATTGCGGCCGCTCGTGGCCCTGCCGTTCGAGGCTCCGCACGCTGCTGACCAGGTCCTGGCTGCACGCCGTGCACAAGGCGACTGGAACGGCACCGACGACCGCGATGCCCGTGTCGTAACGACGATCGACCTGGATCTTCAGCATGTGCTGGAGCGCCAGATCAACCGCTATGTGGCGCGCAACGGCGGGCGCGGCATCCGCAACGCCGCGGCGCTGCTGGTGGATACGCGCGACATGGGCGTGAAGGCGCTGGTGGGATCGGCCAATTTTTTCGACCGGACGATCCAGGGGCAGGTCAACGGTACGCTGGCGCGGCGATCGCCGGGGTCGACGCTCAAGCCATTCATCTATGGGCTGGGTTTTGACCAGGGGGTGCTGCATCCGCAGACGGTGCTGCGCGATGTGCCGACATCATTCGGGCCGTACTCGCCGGAGAACTTCGATGGCCACTTTCTCGGCCCGATCACGGCAACCGATGCGCTGAACCGTAGCCGCAACATTCCGGCCTTGTGGGTAGCATCGAAACTCCACGAGCCCGATCTTTACCAGTTGCTGCAGCAGGCCGGTGTGAGCCGGCTGGCGAGCCCGCAGCACTATGGCCTCGCACTGGTGCTGGGCGGTGGCGAGGTCACCATGCAGGATCTGGCGGGCCTGTACGCCATGCTGGCAAATGGCGGTCTGTTCAAGCCGCTTCGCCTGCGTGCAGATGCCCCCACGGTGCCGGGCAAGCGCCTGTTAAGCGCCGAAGCCAGCTTTATGGTGACGGATATGCTGCGCCAGCACCTGCGCCCGGATGAAACCAGCGGCGCCCAGCCTTCGCGCCTGCCGGTGTACTGGAAGACCGGTACGTCGTGGGCATTTCGTGATGCGTGGACGGCGGGCGGTTTCGGCCCCTATGTGCTGGTGGTGTGGGTGGGCAATTTCGACAACACCGGCAATGCGTCGTTTGTTGGCGTGGATGCGGCGGCGCCGCTGTTCTTTCAGACGGTCGATGCGTTGCAGGCCGAGCAGCCTCAGTTGGTGGAGCCACTGCGGCGCATTCCGGCAAACATCAAACGTGTACAGATCTGCCTGGCCAGCGGTGATCTGCCAAACCAGTGGTGTCCGCAAATGGGCTCGACATGGTTCATTCCGGGTGTTTCGCCGATTCGCGTGAGCAGCGTGCATCGCCCTGTCATGATTGATGACGCCACCGGGCTCGCAGCCTGTCCGCCCTATACCGACAAGCGCACGCACCAGGAAATCTACGAGTTCTGGCCGACCGATCTGCAGCAGGTGTTTGCGCAGGCAGGCATCCCGCGCCGCAAGCCGCCGCAGAACCCGGCGTGCCGCAGCGCAGGCGCGGTGGAGGGTGATCCGCCGCAGATCACCTCACCGGTGCGCGGCAGCGTGTATGCGGTGCGTATCAAGCAGTCGGCTGATACGCGCATCGCATTCAATGCCACCGCAGATGCAAGCGCGCATGCGTTGTACTGGTTCGTCAACGATGCCTATGCCGGAAAGACGGCGGCCGGCGAGGCCATGTTCTGGCAACCGCCGACTGCGGGTGAGTACAACGTGCGTGTGGTGGATGATCACGGACGGAATGATCAGCGGCGGCTGCAGGTGCAACTTGTTGAGTAG
- a CDS encoding putative bifunctional diguanylate cyclase/phosphodiesterase produces the protein MNIRTFASTVMHFMGVSSDNPELLKAQYRAFSRQLPMMYFILITSTWAVALTFRAVTPAWLSIGVPLLLSAACAVRVLHWWRSRRIDPTPELALSALKRTNRLAGVIAVSFTTWSLALFQYGDPYTRSYLAFYMAITVIACIFCLMHLRPAAVTVTVIVNGAFIAFFASTEQPTFVAIAINMALVSFGLLVILMINYRDFTLMVNAQTEARRREAEQGRLLQMIDDMPIAVMTVKPDTLTINYANNTSKRLVDRIAHLLPVRPDALFGTSIDIFHAHPEVQRRLLADPANLPYNTRVQLGPEVLDLKISAVHANDGSYIGPMLTWGLVTKEVEAENRIRQLAHYDMLTGLANRTNFREELDARLATPGTRAGLLYIDLDGFKLVNDTKGHRAGDALLEQVAARLCAVCNHASSTIARLGGDEFAVLVSHDDADHANALACAIITVLSAPYPLGTNQSVRIGASVGIALAPAHGQDAENLLSRADMALYAAKAAGKGTARLFSSTMETRIQERARLEAQLRAALERQDRLFVFYQPIINLQTGKVTAREALVRWHHAQRGWVPPAEFVPIAEQSGLIDQLGRFVLHQACREATRWEDGARVAVNISPMQLGKATLAQTVRAALLDSGLAADRLEIEVTETALIQNEAESFEDLRQLYSMGVHVALDDFGTGYSSLAHLRAFPFDKIKIDRSFVCDLPERSDSAVLVKAIADLGRQLGVTTVAEGVETQAHVRMICQAGCTEAQGYFYARPAPSDEDKATVEACYVEGPDTSALRACVG, from the coding sequence ATGAACATCAGAACGTTTGCGAGCACCGTGATGCACTTCATGGGGGTGTCCTCCGACAACCCCGAACTGCTCAAAGCGCAGTACCGCGCGTTCTCGCGCCAGTTGCCGATGATGTATTTCATCCTCATCACCAGCACCTGGGCCGTCGCGCTGACCTTCCGCGCCGTCACCCCTGCCTGGCTGTCGATCGGCGTCCCGCTGCTGCTCAGCGCGGCCTGCGCCGTGCGCGTGCTGCACTGGTGGCGCTCCAGGCGCATCGACCCGACGCCTGAGCTTGCGCTCAGCGCCCTCAAGCGCACCAATCGGCTGGCGGGTGTCATCGCCGTATCGTTCACGACCTGGTCGCTGGCGCTGTTTCAGTATGGCGACCCCTACACACGTTCTTACCTGGCCTTCTACATGGCCATCACCGTGATCGCATGCATCTTCTGCCTGATGCATCTGCGCCCGGCCGCCGTGACGGTTACGGTGATCGTCAATGGCGCATTCATCGCGTTCTTCGCATCGACCGAGCAACCGACGTTCGTGGCCATCGCCATCAACATGGCCCTGGTGTCGTTCGGTCTGCTGGTCATCCTGATGATCAACTATCGGGACTTCACCCTCATGGTGAACGCACAGACCGAAGCCCGCCGGCGGGAGGCCGAACAGGGCCGCCTACTGCAGATGATCGACGACATGCCGATCGCGGTCATGACGGTCAAACCAGACACGCTCACCATCAACTACGCCAACAACACTTCCAAGCGCCTGGTCGATCGGATCGCGCATCTGCTGCCGGTCAGGCCAGACGCCTTGTTTGGCACCTCGATTGACATCTTCCATGCGCACCCGGAGGTACAGCGCCGGCTGCTCGCCGACCCGGCCAACCTGCCCTACAACACGCGCGTGCAGCTTGGGCCGGAAGTCCTGGACCTCAAGATTTCAGCCGTGCATGCCAATGACGGCAGCTACATCGGCCCCATGCTCACCTGGGGGTTGGTGACCAAAGAGGTGGAAGCCGAGAACCGCATCCGCCAGCTTGCCCACTACGACATGCTCACCGGGTTGGCCAATCGCACCAACTTCCGTGAAGAGCTGGATGCCCGCCTGGCAACGCCAGGGACCCGCGCCGGGCTGCTGTATATCGACCTTGATGGCTTCAAGCTCGTCAACGACACCAAGGGCCACCGCGCGGGCGATGCGTTGCTGGAGCAGGTCGCAGCGCGGTTGTGCGCGGTCTGCAACCACGCCAGTTCGACCATCGCGCGATTGGGCGGCGATGAATTTGCCGTGCTCGTGTCGCATGACGACGCGGACCATGCCAACGCACTCGCTTGCGCCATCATTACGGTGCTCAGTGCGCCATACCCGCTCGGCACGAATCAGAGCGTGCGGATCGGGGCATCCGTGGGCATTGCGCTGGCCCCTGCCCACGGTCAGGACGCCGAGAACCTGCTCTCACGCGCCGACATGGCGCTCTATGCCGCCAAGGCGGCCGGCAAGGGCACAGCACGCCTGTTCAGCTCAACCATGGAAACCCGCATCCAGGAACGCGCTCGGCTGGAAGCCCAGTTGCGCGCCGCGCTGGAGCGCCAGGACCGGTTGTTCGTCTTCTATCAACCGATCATCAATCTCCAGACCGGCAAAGTGACCGCGCGCGAGGCATTGGTGCGCTGGCACCATGCACAGCGCGGCTGGGTCCCGCCGGCGGAGTTCGTGCCCATTGCGGAGCAAAGCGGCCTCATCGACCAGCTTGGCCGCTTCGTGCTCCACCAGGCCTGCCGCGAAGCGACGCGCTGGGAAGACGGTGCCCGCGTCGCCGTCAACATCTCGCCCATGCAGCTGGGCAAGGCAACGCTGGCACAGACGGTGCGCGCCGCCCTGCTGGACTCGGGCCTCGCGGCGGACCGCCTGGAGATCGAGGTCACGGAAACCGCCCTGATCCAGAACGAGGCGGAGAGCTTTGAAGACCTGCGCCAGCTCTACAGCATGGGGGTACATGTCGCGCTTGATGACTTCGGCACCGGCTATTCGTCGCTGGCGCACCTGCGCGCGTTCCCATTCGACAAGATCAAGATCGACCGCTCCTTCGTCTGCGATCTGCCCGAGCGATCAGACAGCGCGGTGCTGGTCAAGGCCATTGCCGATCTGGGCCGCCAGTTGGGTGTGACCACCGTGGCCGAAGGCGTGGAGACGCAGGCGCACGTCAGAATGATCTGCCAGGCAGGCTGCACCGAGGCGCAGGGGTATTTCTACGCCCGGCCCGCGCCGTCCGATGAAGACAAGGCCACGGTGGAGGCGTGTTATGTGGAGGGACCGGACACCTCGGCACTTCGGGCGTGCGTCGGTTGA